In Gemmata obscuriglobus, a single genomic region encodes these proteins:
- a CDS encoding redox-sensing transcriptional repressor Rex — protein sequence MDGLPTERSQRLSRAAALRLSLYLRCVAEWPADGDKVSSSRIAEAVGVSDAQVRRDLAALGHLGQRGVGYDARELAAAIRTALGIDRSWRAVLVGVGNLGRALLRYQGFRAQGFQIVGLFDSDPAKVGTEVEGLTVEPAVRLAERAAALRVELGVLTVPGEMAHAAAEALVGAGVRGILNFAPVVLKLPRKVRLVTVDLAIQLEQLAFQVQHGDGANRDDE from the coding sequence GTGGACGGTCTGCCCACCGAGCGGAGTCAGCGGCTCTCGCGCGCGGCCGCCTTACGTCTCAGCTTGTACCTGCGGTGCGTCGCGGAGTGGCCCGCGGACGGCGACAAGGTGTCGAGCAGTCGGATCGCCGAGGCGGTGGGCGTGAGCGACGCACAGGTGCGCCGCGACCTGGCCGCACTCGGGCACCTGGGGCAGCGTGGGGTGGGCTACGACGCCCGCGAACTCGCCGCCGCGATCCGCACGGCCCTGGGCATCGATCGCTCGTGGCGCGCGGTACTGGTCGGGGTCGGCAACCTGGGCCGCGCGTTGCTCCGTTACCAGGGGTTCCGCGCGCAGGGCTTTCAGATCGTCGGGCTGTTCGACAGCGACCCCGCGAAGGTGGGGACCGAGGTCGAGGGACTCACGGTCGAGCCGGCCGTGCGTCTCGCCGAGCGGGCCGCCGCCCTCCGGGTCGAACTGGGGGTATTAACCGTGCCCGGTGAAATGGCGCACGCGGCCGCCGAGGCGCTGGTGGGGGCCGGGGTGCGTGGCATCCTGAACTTTGCCCCCGTGGTGCTGAAGCTGCCCCGTAAGGTGCGGCTCGTCACGGTGGACCTCGCCATTCAGTTGGAGCAGCTCGCGTTCCAGGTCCAGCACGGCGACGGGGCGAACCGCGACGACGAGTAG
- a CDS encoding 4'-phosphopantetheinyl transferase family protein produces the protein MRVSVETANSVRVRVGACPAVFGRAPDDGEVLAWVVDLATPPVDPDELFRWLTSEEQVRAQRYRIAKAREQFVIGRGLLRGLLGAYLGTRPDAVELTYLPSRKPMLCDATCGLHFNVTHTDGIAVLAVARRRVGVDVEIVRPMRDADGLVGRYFSPAECAAYRALPEDAKQAGFFRGWTTKEAVIKAAGATVACLADFDVELNPSHPPGVLNARTELLAGDGWALAEWAAAGNVAVAVALEGSDTLVIENSI, from the coding sequence ATGCGCGTGAGCGTTGAAACGGCGAACAGCGTGCGGGTTCGGGTCGGGGCGTGTCCGGCCGTGTTCGGCCGCGCCCCCGACGACGGCGAAGTCCTGGCGTGGGTCGTTGACCTGGCTACTCCGCCGGTTGATCCCGACGAACTGTTCCGCTGGCTCACCTCCGAAGAACAGGTTCGGGCGCAGCGGTACCGGATCGCCAAGGCCCGTGAGCAGTTCGTCATCGGGCGCGGGCTGCTGCGCGGGCTGCTCGGCGCGTACCTCGGCACGCGCCCCGACGCCGTCGAGCTAACGTACCTGCCGTCCCGCAAACCGATGCTGTGCGACGCAACATGCGGGCTTCACTTCAACGTCACCCACACGGACGGGATAGCGGTCCTGGCCGTGGCCCGTCGGCGGGTCGGTGTGGATGTGGAGATCGTTCGGCCGATGCGCGACGCTGACGGACTGGTGGGACGGTATTTTTCGCCCGCCGAATGCGCCGCGTACCGCGCGTTGCCAGAAGATGCCAAGCAAGCGGGCTTTTTCCGCGGGTGGACGACAAAAGAAGCGGTCATCAAGGCGGCCGGGGCGACGGTCGCTTGCCTTGCCGATTTTGACGTGGAACTGAACCCCAGCCACCCTCCCGGCGTTTTGAACGCACGTACCGAGTTGCTCGCCGGCGACGGGTGGGCGCTCGCAGAATGGGCTGCGGCGGGTAACGTCGCCGTTGCGGTCGCTCTGGAGGGGAGCGATACGCTCGTAATTGAGAATTCAATCTAA
- a CDS encoding zinc-dependent alcohol dehydrogenase, giving the protein MRALCWRGRKDVAVERVPDPQILNPRDAIIRITTTAICGSDLHLYDGYIPTMQAGDILGHEFMGEVVETGRDVTNLKKGDRVVVPFTMACGGCFFCKKQFYSLCDNSNPKAEIAEAVYGYSGSGLFGYSHMLGGFAGGQAEFVRVPFADVGPIKVPDHLPDEQVLFLSDIFPTGYMAAENCNIEPGDTVAVWGCGPVGLFAIKSAFLLGAQRVIGIDSVEGRLKKARELCGAETVNFEHVDLLRTLDEMTAGRGPDACIDAVGLESHGNGIAGFYDRIKTATYMATDRPTALRMAIMACRKGGTVSIPGVYGGLLDKLPMGAAFAKGLTFKMGQTHVHKYLKPLMARIEKGDIDPSFVITHRYNLSQAAEAYKEFSTQQDECVKVVLKP; this is encoded by the coding sequence ATGCGTGCTCTCTGTTGGCGCGGGCGAAAGGACGTGGCGGTCGAGCGCGTCCCGGACCCGCAGATCCTTAACCCGCGCGACGCGATCATCCGGATCACCACGACCGCCATTTGCGGCTCGGACCTGCACCTTTACGACGGGTACATCCCCACCATGCAGGCGGGGGACATTCTCGGCCACGAGTTCATGGGCGAGGTGGTCGAAACCGGTCGCGACGTGACGAACCTGAAAAAGGGCGACCGCGTGGTCGTCCCGTTCACGATGGCGTGCGGCGGGTGCTTCTTCTGTAAGAAGCAGTTCTACTCGCTGTGCGACAACTCGAACCCCAAGGCCGAAATCGCCGAAGCCGTGTACGGGTACTCCGGCAGCGGGCTGTTCGGGTACTCGCATATGCTGGGCGGGTTTGCCGGCGGGCAGGCCGAGTTCGTTCGCGTGCCCTTTGCCGATGTCGGGCCGATCAAGGTGCCCGACCACCTGCCCGACGAGCAGGTGCTGTTCCTGTCGGACATCTTCCCGACCGGGTACATGGCGGCCGAGAACTGTAACATCGAACCCGGTGACACCGTCGCCGTTTGGGGGTGCGGGCCGGTCGGCCTGTTCGCCATCAAGAGTGCGTTCCTCCTTGGAGCGCAGCGCGTCATCGGCATCGATTCCGTCGAGGGGCGGTTGAAGAAGGCCCGCGAACTGTGCGGCGCCGAAACCGTCAACTTCGAGCACGTCGATCTGCTGCGCACGCTCGACGAGATGACCGCCGGGCGCGGGCCGGACGCGTGCATCGACGCCGTGGGTCTGGAGTCGCACGGAAACGGGATCGCCGGGTTCTACGACCGCATCAAGACCGCCACCTACATGGCGACCGACCGGCCGACGGCGCTGCGGATGGCGATCATGGCCTGCCGGAAGGGCGGGACCGTCTCCATCCCGGGCGTGTACGGCGGGCTGCTGGACAAGCTCCCGATGGGAGCCGCGTTCGCAAAGGGCCTCACATTCAAGATGGGCCAGACGCACGTCCACAAGTACCTCAAGCCCCTGATGGCCCGGATCGAAAAGGGCGACATCGACCCCTCGTTCGTCATCACGCACCGGTACAACCTGTCGCAAGCGGCCGAGGCGTACAAGGAGTTCTCCACTCAGCAGGACGAGTGCGTGAAGGTGGTTTTGAAGCCGTAA
- a CDS encoding alpha-amylase, with amino-acid sequence MSEHNAVMMQFFHWYTTGDGTFWNEVARRASELAAAGIDALWLPPASKGTHGTSDVGYGVYDLYDLGEFDQKGTVRTKYGTKDEYLAAVKSLQAAGIRVYADIVLNHRLGADGFETVRATPFSVDDRRNPKGEPREIRAATSFTFPGRNKTYSDFTWSWRHFDGCDYDDNNPDDRGTVYLFDGKQWDDRVSLEFGSYAFLMGADLDFESQEVNDELNRWGQWFVNTTGVDGFRFDAVKHISAPIFPAWLEHMRAHTKKELFTVAEYWSGNLAELHWFLNEAGPLFTAFDVPLHYNFHAASQSHGQYDMRRLFDGSLVKERPIQAVTFVTNHDSQPLQSLESVVEPWFVPLAYAAILLRRDGYPCLFYPDYYGAEYEDLGRDGNRHKVVMPSHRVLLDVFLKARKEYGHGEQIDYFDHWNRIGWVRLGNEQHPKAMAVLMSDGPEGTKWMGTNRPEGTKFRDATKHIEDPVTVNAGGFGEFRCKGGSVSVWVQE; translated from the coding sequence ATGAGCGAACACAACGCCGTGATGATGCAGTTCTTTCATTGGTACACGACCGGCGACGGTACGTTCTGGAACGAGGTCGCGCGGCGGGCGAGTGAGCTGGCCGCCGCCGGAATCGACGCGCTGTGGCTTCCGCCCGCGTCGAAGGGAACACACGGCACCAGTGACGTTGGGTACGGGGTGTACGACCTGTACGACCTCGGCGAGTTCGATCAGAAAGGAACGGTACGCACCAAGTACGGCACCAAGGATGAGTACCTCGCCGCCGTCAAATCGCTTCAGGCCGCAGGAATTCGTGTCTATGCAGACATCGTTCTGAACCACCGGCTCGGGGCCGACGGGTTCGAAACCGTGCGCGCCACACCGTTCTCGGTGGACGACCGGCGCAACCCGAAGGGGGAGCCGCGGGAGATCCGCGCGGCCACCTCGTTCACCTTCCCCGGGCGAAACAAGACCTACTCCGACTTCACATGGAGCTGGCGCCACTTCGACGGGTGCGACTACGACGACAACAACCCCGACGACCGCGGCACGGTGTACCTGTTCGACGGCAAGCAGTGGGACGACCGGGTGTCGCTGGAGTTCGGCAGCTACGCATTTCTGATGGGTGCCGACCTGGATTTCGAGTCCCAAGAGGTGAACGACGAACTGAACCGCTGGGGCCAGTGGTTCGTGAACACGACCGGGGTGGACGGGTTCCGGTTCGATGCGGTGAAGCACATCTCCGCGCCGATCTTCCCGGCGTGGCTCGAACACATGCGGGCGCACACGAAGAAAGAGCTGTTCACGGTCGCTGAGTACTGGTCCGGGAACCTGGCCGAACTGCACTGGTTCCTGAACGAGGCCGGCCCGCTGTTTACCGCGTTCGATGTCCCCCTGCACTACAACTTTCACGCGGCCAGCCAGTCGCACGGGCAGTACGACATGCGGCGGCTGTTCGACGGCAGTTTGGTTAAGGAGCGGCCGATTCAGGCGGTGACGTTCGTCACCAACCATGACTCCCAACCGCTCCAGTCGCTCGAATCGGTGGTGGAGCCCTGGTTCGTGCCTCTGGCGTATGCCGCGATCCTGCTCCGCCGCGACGGATACCCGTGCCTCTTCTACCCCGACTACTACGGAGCGGAGTACGAAGACCTCGGACGCGACGGGAACCGACACAAGGTCGTGATGCCGTCGCACCGGGTGCTGCTCGACGTGTTTTTGAAGGCCCGCAAGGAGTACGGACACGGCGAGCAGATCGACTACTTCGACCACTGGAACCGGATCGGCTGGGTGCGCCTCGGCAACGAACAGCACCCGAAGGCGATGGCGGTGCTGATGAGCGACGGCCCGGAAGGGACGAAATGGATGGGCACCAACCGGCCCGAAGGAACGAAGTTCCGCGACGCGACCAAGCACATTGAGGATCCGGTCACGGTCAACGCCGGAGGGTTTGGCGAGTTTCGGTGCAAGGGCGGGTCCGTGTCTGTCTGGGTGCAGGAATGA
- a CDS encoding Gfo/Idh/MocA family protein encodes MPHDLNRRGFIATSATLIASNTMRADAPPLAPPDKQPPNLKVPEAQAKTVGWAVVGLGQLALEEIMPAFAKCKLSRPVALVSGHPDKAKKVAAAYGLDPKNIYDYTTYDRLGENPAVDAIYIVLPNSMHAEYTVRGLKAGKHVLCEKPMAATVAECEQMIAAAKTANRKLMIAYRLRYEPFNMTAIEVCRTGGAGKLKSITASNCQTTKAPNIRLSKALAGGPVQDVGIYCINAFRYLTGEEPTEVTATAHQPKDDPQFREVPESVSFTLRFPSGVVATGDCSFGTAESRRYRVQGSEGLVEMDPAFAYRGLRLNVQKGGQRSEIKLTEVDHFAAEMDHFSECVLANKAPRTPGEEGLADMRVIEAIDEATKTGRTVAVRS; translated from the coding sequence ATGCCTCACGACCTGAACCGCCGTGGCTTCATCGCCACGAGCGCAACGCTGATTGCGAGCAACACCATGCGTGCCGACGCGCCCCCACTGGCTCCTCCCGACAAACAGCCCCCGAACCTCAAGGTCCCCGAGGCGCAGGCGAAAACGGTCGGGTGGGCCGTCGTCGGGCTGGGACAGCTCGCGCTCGAAGAGATCATGCCCGCGTTCGCCAAGTGCAAGCTGTCGCGCCCGGTCGCACTGGTGAGCGGCCACCCCGACAAGGCGAAAAAGGTCGCCGCCGCTTACGGGCTCGATCCGAAGAACATTTACGACTACACGACCTACGACCGGCTCGGCGAGAACCCGGCGGTCGATGCCATTTACATTGTCCTGCCGAACAGCATGCACGCCGAGTACACGGTGCGCGGGCTGAAGGCCGGTAAGCACGTGCTGTGCGAGAAGCCGATGGCGGCCACGGTCGCGGAGTGCGAGCAGATGATCGCGGCCGCAAAGACCGCTAACCGGAAGCTGATGATCGCGTACCGGCTGCGGTACGAGCCGTTCAACATGACGGCCATTGAGGTCTGTCGCACGGGCGGCGCGGGCAAACTCAAGAGCATCACCGCGAGCAACTGCCAGACGACCAAGGCCCCGAACATCCGGCTCAGCAAGGCGCTGGCGGGCGGACCGGTGCAAGACGTGGGCATCTACTGCATCAACGCGTTCCGCTACCTCACCGGAGAGGAGCCGACCGAGGTAACGGCCACGGCACACCAGCCCAAAGACGATCCACAGTTCCGCGAGGTGCCCGAGAGCGTGTCGTTCACGCTGCGGTTCCCGTCGGGTGTGGTCGCGACGGGTGATTGCAGCTTCGGCACCGCCGAGAGCCGCCGCTACCGCGTACAGGGCAGCGAGGGGCTCGTCGAGATGGACCCCGCGTTCGCGTACCGCGGGCTGCGGCTGAACGTGCAGAAGGGCGGGCAGCGGTCCGAGATCAAGCTCACCGAGGTCGACCACTTCGCGGCGGAAATGGACCACTTCTCTGAGTGTGTGCTTGCGAACAAGGCCCCGCGCACCCCCGGCGAAGAGGGCTTGGCCGATATGCGGGTGATCGAGGCCATTGACGAGGCAACGAAGACGGGCCGCACGGTGGCGGTCCGGAGCTGA
- a CDS encoding SDR family oxidoreductase: MSHRLKKLSEQVVVITGASSGIGLATAEAAAEQKAKLVLAARSEAALRDIVARITAGGGEAVAVTCDVSDRAQVEAVAAAAVQRFGRIDTWVNNAGIGIYGRLDEVSEEDHRRVFDVNYFGLVNGSLAALPHLKKSGGALINVGSEVSESAFPLLGSYVASKHAVKGFTDSLRIEVEDVDRAPVSITLIQPTAVDTPFPEHAGNYLPNEPKLPDPKIDPRQVAEAILDAAQNPTRDKRVGTMAKVSTTLATLFPSLGDRMAAGQVGNLSTDRPGRRHDGILRRSSEAATTAAGRTHGTPAPK; the protein is encoded by the coding sequence GTGTCCCATCGACTCAAAAAGCTGTCCGAACAAGTGGTCGTCATCACCGGGGCGTCGAGCGGCATCGGGCTGGCGACCGCCGAAGCCGCCGCCGAGCAGAAGGCGAAGCTGGTGCTCGCGGCGCGGAGCGAGGCCGCGCTGCGGGACATCGTGGCCCGGATCACGGCCGGCGGCGGTGAGGCCGTCGCGGTGACGTGCGACGTGTCCGACCGCGCGCAGGTCGAAGCCGTCGCCGCCGCCGCGGTCCAGCGGTTCGGGCGGATCGACACCTGGGTGAACAACGCCGGGATCGGCATCTACGGGCGGCTCGACGAGGTGAGCGAGGAGGACCACCGTCGGGTGTTCGACGTGAACTACTTCGGCCTGGTGAACGGCTCGCTCGCCGCTCTGCCGCACCTCAAAAAGAGCGGCGGCGCGCTCATCAACGTGGGCAGCGAGGTGTCGGAGTCGGCGTTCCCGCTCCTCGGGTCATACGTGGCCAGCAAGCATGCGGTGAAGGGGTTCACGGACAGCCTCCGCATCGAGGTCGAGGACGTGGACCGGGCGCCGGTGTCGATCACCCTGATCCAGCCGACGGCGGTGGACACGCCGTTCCCGGAGCACGCCGGGAACTACCTGCCGAACGAACCCAAGCTGCCCGACCCGAAGATCGACCCGCGGCAGGTCGCCGAGGCGATCCTCGACGCGGCCCAGAACCCGACCCGCGACAAGAGGGTGGGGACGATGGCGAAGGTCAGTACCACGCTGGCGACGCTGTTCCCGAGCCTCGGAGACCGAATGGCTGCGGGGCAAGTGGGGAACCTGAGCACCGACCGGCCGGGCCGCCGTCACGACGGCATCTTGCGCCGGTCGAGCGAGGCCGCGACCACCGCCGCGGGCCGCACCCACGGCACGCCCGCACCGAAGTAG
- a CDS encoding DUF1573 domain-containing protein, producing MNTFILISALAVGQQGAPATFHCPAPTAAKGDVKAGRPLTHTFELVNASTGTVTVTKVEAGCGCLRQGVSASTLAPGEKTKLALEVNTLTQPDGPNRWQVSVSYQLHEPGAAPRTGEVLLQITATLTREIAVNPPQLAFSTAGAAQKTLEVTDKRPKPLTVLKATSSAPHLTVEVGAAVSAAAGRTQPITVKLAANAPAGHRDETVVLLTDDPDCPELRIPVRVLKRAVGPVTVTPDAVTARFAPGQTEVSTLVQLRSPEGKAFTVAGAEADFPGVGVKFSPGSGPVATVRVTVPEALAKQPGRCNVRVRLGESGGEVSIPVSWTGAKK from the coding sequence ATGAACACCTTCATTCTCATTTCGGCGCTGGCCGTCGGCCAGCAGGGCGCGCCGGCGACGTTCCACTGCCCGGCCCCAACGGCCGCGAAAGGCGATGTGAAGGCGGGGCGACCGCTCACGCACACCTTCGAGTTGGTCAACGCCAGCACGGGTACGGTCACGGTCACCAAGGTCGAAGCGGGCTGCGGGTGCCTGCGGCAGGGCGTGAGCGCGTCCACGCTGGCGCCGGGCGAGAAGACCAAGCTAGCCCTGGAGGTCAACACCCTCACCCAGCCCGACGGTCCGAACCGCTGGCAGGTGAGCGTTTCGTACCAGCTTCATGAGCCCGGGGCCGCGCCACGCACCGGCGAGGTGCTGCTCCAGATTACGGCGACCCTCACACGCGAGATCGCGGTGAACCCGCCGCAACTCGCGTTCTCGACGGCCGGCGCCGCGCAAAAGACACTGGAGGTCACCGACAAGCGGCCCAAGCCGCTGACGGTCCTGAAAGCGACCTCCTCGGCCCCTCACCTGACGGTAGAGGTCGGTGCGGCGGTCAGCGCGGCGGCGGGCCGCACGCAACCGATTACCGTGAAGCTAGCCGCGAACGCGCCGGCCGGTCATCGTGATGAGACGGTGGTGCTCCTCACCGACGATCCCGACTGCCCGGAGCTGCGCATTCCCGTGCGCGTGCTGAAACGTGCCGTCGGTCCGGTCACGGTAACTCCCGACGCGGTTACGGCCCGGTTCGCACCCGGCCAGACCGAAGTGTCTACGCTCGTACAGCTACGGTCGCCGGAAGGTAAGGCGTTCACCGTTGCCGGGGCCGAGGCCGACTTCCCGGGTGTCGGGGTGAAGTTCTCGCCCGGTAGCGGTCCCGTGGCGACGGTTCGCGTGACCGTTCCGGAGGCACTGGCCAAGCAACCCGGCCGGTGCAACGTGCGGGTGCGTCTCGGCGAATCGGGAGGCGAGGTGTCGATCCCGGTCTCGTGGACCGGTGCAAAGAAATAA
- the trhA gene encoding PAQR family membrane homeostasis protein TrhA: MEGRPVLVLRDPVSSSSHLLTAVWAVFATLVMFRLTTNRPGRMLPVLIYGASMVALFLASGTFHALPFEKGSWSWRLFQKIDQTAVYLLIAGTYTPVLSVLLAGAWRKWFLRMVWTLAAAGISCLWLLPKAPHWAVVAIYLSLGWIGILPLPLYYRAVGWRAMNWMWAGALLYTVGAVCEITEWPIVMPGFGFHEVLHLCDSAANMVFFLFVVRYVIPYQPAPHPAEPAGVVAAAKPAPVVS; the protein is encoded by the coding sequence ATGGAAGGACGGCCCGTGCTGGTACTCCGCGACCCGGTAAGTTCCTCGTCCCACTTGCTGACGGCAGTTTGGGCGGTGTTCGCAACCCTCGTGATGTTCCGGCTGACCACGAACCGGCCCGGGCGCATGCTCCCCGTGCTGATTTACGGCGCGTCAATGGTCGCCCTGTTCCTCGCGAGCGGCACGTTCCACGCGCTGCCTTTCGAGAAGGGCAGTTGGTCGTGGCGGCTGTTCCAGAAGATCGACCAGACCGCCGTCTACTTGCTGATCGCGGGCACTTACACCCCGGTCCTGTCGGTGCTCCTGGCCGGCGCCTGGCGGAAGTGGTTTCTGCGCATGGTGTGGACGCTCGCGGCGGCCGGCATCTCGTGCCTGTGGCTCCTGCCCAAAGCGCCGCACTGGGCGGTGGTGGCCATTTACCTCAGCCTGGGGTGGATCGGGATCTTGCCGCTGCCGCTGTATTACCGGGCGGTCGGGTGGCGCGCGATGAACTGGATGTGGGCGGGCGCGCTGCTTTACACGGTCGGAGCCGTGTGCGAAATTACCGAGTGGCCCATTGTGATGCCCGGGTTCGGGTTCCACGAAGTTCTGCACCTGTGTGACAGCGCCGCGAACATGGTGTTTTTTCTGTTCGTGGTGCGCTATGTCATCCCCTACCAGCCGGCGCCCCACCCCGCAGAACCCGCGGGCGTCGTGGCGGCCGCGAAGCCGGCGCCTGTTGTGAGCTGA
- a CDS encoding ABC-F family ATP-binding cassette domain-containing protein, with protein MGILFQISNAHKSYGDQVLLDGATATLSDDTKVGFVGRNGAGKSTLLRILLGEEELDSGEIARGTNLRLGYLRQHDPFLPGETAIEFLMRDSEQPDWKCGEVAGQFELKGAYLNGPIAKLSGGWQTRLKLAALLLHEPNLLVLDEPTNFLDLRTQILLEHFLKEFRAACLIVSHDRAFLAATCTHTLGLSRGKLTYFPGKVDAYLNFMQENRERVERANAAVIAKRKQLEDFIARNKARAATAGLAQSKAKALEKLETEEVLGDEPTAHIRAPIVEPRKGVALRCRDVTIGYPDREIASDVQIEIDHGTRTAIVGDNGQGKTTFLRTIVDSLKPLKGDVKWGHGCKLGVYAQHVYTTLPDSETVEGYLQQKGKGRKIQEVLEVAGAMLFRGSHLQKSVKVLSGGERARLCLAGLLLSDYNVLILDEPGNHLDVDTIEALMDALDEYKGTVIFTSHDRHFTSRVANGVIEVRDGKVLMYSGKYEEYLYRVNKEIEAGEREMAANRPKLPDQVRNAPKGGRSARSEESIRHEMAKLEQALTTLNEKRSALEVRLGEPAGDDELQRMCDELAEVAEQHDAAEQKWLALQTELEAR; from the coding sequence ATGGGCATCCTGTTCCAGATCAGCAACGCGCACAAAAGTTACGGCGACCAGGTGCTGCTCGACGGCGCCACGGCCACCCTCAGCGACGACACGAAGGTGGGGTTCGTCGGGCGAAACGGCGCCGGCAAGAGCACCCTGCTCCGCATCCTTCTGGGTGAAGAGGAACTCGACAGCGGCGAGATCGCCCGCGGGACCAACCTGCGGCTGGGCTACCTGCGCCAGCACGACCCGTTCTTGCCGGGCGAGACGGCGATCGAGTTCCTGATGCGCGACAGCGAGCAGCCGGACTGGAAGTGCGGTGAGGTGGCGGGGCAGTTCGAGCTGAAAGGCGCGTACCTCAACGGCCCGATCGCGAAGCTCTCCGGCGGGTGGCAGACGCGGCTCAAGCTGGCGGCGCTGCTCCTGCACGAGCCCAACCTGCTCGTGCTCGACGAGCCCACCAACTTCCTCGACCTGCGAACGCAGATCCTGTTGGAGCACTTCTTGAAGGAGTTCCGGGCGGCGTGCCTGATCGTGTCGCACGACCGCGCGTTCCTGGCCGCGACCTGCACGCACACGCTCGGCCTGTCGCGCGGGAAGTTGACCTACTTCCCGGGCAAAGTGGACGCGTACCTGAACTTCATGCAGGAGAACCGCGAGCGCGTGGAGCGGGCCAACGCCGCGGTGATTGCGAAGCGCAAACAGCTCGAGGACTTCATCGCGCGGAACAAGGCCCGGGCGGCGACCGCCGGCCTGGCGCAGTCGAAGGCCAAGGCGCTGGAGAAGCTCGAAACCGAAGAGGTGCTGGGCGACGAGCCCACCGCGCACATCCGCGCGCCTATTGTGGAACCGCGCAAGGGGGTCGCGCTGCGGTGCCGCGACGTCACCATCGGCTACCCGGACCGCGAGATCGCATCGGACGTCCAGATCGAAATCGACCACGGCACGCGCACCGCGATCGTCGGCGACAACGGCCAGGGGAAAACCACGTTCCTGCGCACAATCGTCGACTCGCTGAAGCCGCTCAAGGGCGACGTGAAGTGGGGGCACGGGTGCAAGCTGGGCGTCTACGCGCAGCACGTTTATACCACCCTGCCCGACAGCGAAACGGTCGAGGGCTACCTGCAACAGAAGGGCAAGGGGCGAAAGATCCAGGAGGTGCTGGAGGTCGCGGGGGCGATGCTGTTCCGCGGCTCGCACCTCCAGAAGAGCGTCAAGGTGCTGTCGGGCGGTGAGCGGGCGCGGCTGTGCCTCGCGGGGCTGCTGCTCAGCGACTACAACGTGCTCATCCTCGACGAGCCGGGTAACCACCTCGACGTCGACACCATCGAAGCCCTGATGGACGCGCTGGACGAGTACAAGGGCACGGTCATCTTCACGAGCCACGACCGGCACTTCACCTCGCGGGTCGCGAACGGCGTGATCGAGGTGCGCGACGGCAAAGTGCTGATGTACAGCGGCAAGTACGAGGAGTACCTGTACCGCGTGAACAAGGAGATCGAGGCCGGCGAGCGCGAGATGGCCGCGAACCGCCCCAAACTGCCCGACCAGGTGCGCAACGCCCCGAAGGGGGGCCGCAGCGCCCGGAGCGAAGAGAGCATCCGCCACGAGATGGCCAAACTGGAGCAGGCCCTCACAACGCTCAACGAAAAGCGGAGCGCCCTTGAGGTGCGTCTGGGCGAGCCCGCCGGGGACGACGAGCTTCAGCGGATGTGCGACGAGCTGGCCGAGGTCGCCGAGCAGCACGACGCCGCCGAGCAAAAATGGCTCGCGCTGCAAACCGAACTTGAAGCGCGGTAA
- a CDS encoding SDR family NAD(P)-dependent oxidoreductase, producing the protein MRRALLLTALGVGGYLAYRALKPRYDFRNKHVLITGGSRGLGLVLARQLARAGARLSICSRDAAELSRAVDDLRGHGANAVAVECDVTDRARLREFVAVARQQNGPVDVLVNNAGVIRVAPADEMREAEYQQSLDTHFWAPLHAILEVAPEMKARGEGRIVNVSSFGGKVAVPHLLPYTAGKFALTGLSNGLRTELARYGITVTTVCPGLMRTGSHLNAEFKGRNDEEYAWFALGNATPGLSMSAERAAAKIIDACAIGDSEVVLGLPAKLAVVAQAVCPNLMAEVLALVNRHVLPTPGGGTEVFKGRDSRGLVPDALTAHTDRAAARNNELHATEIPPPLPVART; encoded by the coding sequence ATGCGGCGAGCGCTGCTTCTTACCGCCCTTGGAGTCGGGGGTTACCTCGCGTACCGCGCGTTGAAGCCGCGGTACGACTTCCGCAACAAACACGTACTCATCACCGGCGGCTCGCGCGGGCTCGGGCTGGTGCTCGCCCGGCAACTCGCCCGGGCCGGGGCTCGCCTCTCCATTTGTAGCCGCGACGCGGCCGAGCTGAGCCGCGCGGTTGACGACCTCCGCGGCCACGGGGCGAATGCCGTCGCGGTCGAGTGCGACGTGACCGATCGCGCCCGGCTCCGCGAGTTTGTTGCGGTCGCGCGGCAGCAGAACGGCCCCGTGGACGTGCTGGTGAACAACGCGGGGGTGATCCGCGTCGCGCCGGCGGACGAGATGCGTGAGGCCGAGTACCAGCAGTCGTTGGACACGCACTTCTGGGCGCCCCTCCACGCGATCCTCGAAGTCGCTCCAGAAATGAAGGCCCGGGGCGAAGGGCGGATCGTGAACGTGTCCTCCTTCGGCGGCAAGGTCGCGGTCCCGCACCTCCTCCCGTACACTGCCGGCAAGTTCGCCCTGACCGGGCTGTCGAACGGGCTGCGCACGGAACTGGCCCGGTACGGCATCACGGTCACGACCGTGTGCCCGGGGCTGATGCGCACCGGCAGCCACCTGAACGCCGAGTTCAAGGGGCGCAACGACGAAGAGTACGCTTGGTTCGCGCTCGGCAACGCCACCCCTGGGCTCTCCATGAGTGCCGAGCGGGCGGCGGCGAAGATCATCGACGCCTGTGCGATCGGGGATTCCGAGGTGGTGCTCGGCCTGCCCGCGAAGCTGGCAGTCGTGGCGCAGGCGGTGTGCCCGAACCTGATGGCAGAGGTGCTCGCGCTGGTCAACCGTCACGTGCTGCCCACGCCCGGGGGCGGGACCGAGGTGTTCAAGGGCCGCGACAGTCGCGGACTCGTTCCCGACGCGCTGACCGCACACACCGACCGCGCGGCGGCCCGCAACAACGAGTTGCACGCGACCGAAATTCCTCCGCCCCTCCCCGTCGCCCGAACGTGA